The nucleotide sequence CCGCTTGGGTCTACGGCGTGCTCGGCGTCCACCCCTGGCAGCTGGCCCGCTATCCCCTTGAGGCCCAGAAGGACGTCTGGGGCGAGGACAGCAGCACCCTGATGTCCTCCACCTACATGCCGGTGGCGAAAGTAACCCCGGTAGAAGGTGGCTACCGCATCAGCGGGCGCTGGGGCTTCTCCAGCGGCAGCGAGCACTGCAGCTGGTGCCTGCTGGGCGGCATCATCCCGCCGGAAGGCGACCAGCCCGCCGAGCACGGCACCTTCCTGCTGCCACGCAGCGACTACCGCATCGAGCACAACTGGGACGTTCTGGGGCTACGCGGTACCGGCAGTCACGACATCGTGGTGGAAGACGCCTTTGTGCCGGCCTACCGGGTCCAGCGCACCAACAACTGGACGGTGGAAGCCACTCCGGGCCGGCTGGTCAACACCAACCCAATCTATGCCATTCCCTTCGCCCAGATCTTCGCCCGCGCGGTGTCCACCTCAGCAATGGGAGCGCTGCAGGGGGCGATCGATGAGTTTCGCAGCAATGCCGCGCAGCACATCGGCAAGCACGGCGCCAAGACCGCCGAAGACCCAGGCGCGCAGAACGCCGTGGCCGACGCCACCATCACCCTCGACATGCTCAAGCTGGTACTGGAGCGCAACTACGGGCAGTTGATGGAGCTGGCGCAGGCCAACAAGTATCCGGACGTAGAGACGCGGCTGCTGTACCGCTTCCAGTCTTCCTACGTGACCAACATTTGCGCCGAAAAGGTCAACGAGCTGCTGCGCTGCATGGCCGCCTCGGGGCTGTACAGCAGCAATCCGGTGGCGCGCATCTTCCGCGACCTACACCAGGCGCGTGGGCATATCGCCAACAACTACATGGCCTACGGTCGCAGCTATGGCGCGGTACTGCTGGGCCTGCCCAATCCCGATCCCTTCGTTTGACGGCGACCGTACCGTTCGGCATTCGGACGCCGGCGGTGCGGTGATGGATTCCCTCTGGTGCAAGGCAGAATAACAATGACAGGCCAAGCTTCGACTGAAACCCGTTACGACGTCATCATCGTCGGTTCCGGCGCCGGCGCCATGACGGCGGCCGTGTTTGCCGCCGACGCAGGGCTGTCGGTCCTGATGATCGAAAAGACTGCTCAGTACGGCGGCACCTCGGCCATTTCCGGCGGGGGCATCTGGATTCCCAATAACCATCATTTCCAGGCCAAGGGCGGCGGCGACAGTTTCGACAAGGCCTGGACCTATCTCAAGGCCGCCGTTGGCGACCGGGTCGACGAGGCTCGGCTTCGCGCCTATCTGGAACAGGCGCCGCGGATGGTGCGTGAGCTTGAACAATGCAGTCGCGTGCGCTTCGCCGTCGCCGAGAAATACCCCGACTACTACCCGCACTTGCCGGGCGCCTTGCCCGGTGGACGCTCATTGGACCCGGAGATCTTCGATGCCAGCGTGCTGGAGGAGGAGTTCGACAACCTGCGCCCGGCATCGCCGACCACGCTGTTGATGGGCAAGATCGCCTGGACCGCGCGTCAGGCGCACAAGGCCATGTCGCGCAGCTTCGGCTGGCGTTTCGTGCTGCTGGGCCTGATGTTGCGCTACCGCCTGGATTTCAAATGGCGGCGCAAAACTGATCTCGACCGCCGAACCGCTCTGGGGGCTTCGCTGGTGGCCTCGCTGCGCCGTTCGCTGATGGATCGCCAGGTGCCGCTGTGGTTGCGCACCGATTTCCGCGAGCTGCTGGTAACGGAGGGGCGGGTCAGTGGTGTTCGCGTCGAGCGCGATGGCGAGCTGATCGAACTGCACGCCTCGCGAGGAGTGATTCTCGGCTCCGGGGGATTCGAGCACAACCAGGCCCTGCGCGAGCGCTATCTGCCCAAGCCCACCAATGCCGCCTGGAGCGCGACGCCGCCAGGTGCCAACACTGGCGCCGCGTTGGAGGCGGCACTGGCCGAGGGAGCTGCCACGGATCTGATGGAACACGGTTGGTGGGCACCCACCATTGCCGTGCCGGGAGAGGAAAAGCCCAGGCCGATCTTTGCCGAACGCGCCTTTCCCGGCTCCATCGTCGTCAACGGCCGAGGCCAGCGCTTCGTCAACGAGGCGGCGCCCTACCTGGAATTCGTGGCGGCCATGTATCGCGACAATCAGGCGACTGACGGCCAGTCGCTGCCGGCCTGGGTGATCTTCGACGCGCGTTTCCGCTTCCGCTACGCCATGGGGCCGCTGATGCCCTCGCAGATCATGCCTGATGACCGACTGCCAGCCGACTGGCTGGGCAACTTGTATTTCAAGGCAGACACCCTCGACGCGCTGGCACAGCAGATCGGCGTGGACTCGGCAGGCCTTCAGGCGAGCGTTGCGCGTTTGAACGGCTTCGCCCGTACGGGGCAGGACCTGGAGTTCGGCCGCGGCGGCAACGTGTTCGACCGTTATTACGGCAGTGTCGACGTCAAACCCAATCCCTGCCTCGCGCCCCTGGACCAGGCACCGTTCTACGCGATGCGCATGGATGCCGGCGACATCGGCACCAAGGGTGGGCTGCTGACAAACGAGCATGCCCAGGTCCTGCTTGCCAATGGCGAGGTGATCGAGGGGCTGTACGCGATTGGCAACACTTCCGCCTCTGTGTTCGGCACCACCTATCCGGGCGCCGGCGGCACGCTGGGGCCTGCCATGACCTTCGGCTACATCGCCGCCAGACACTTGTCCGGCCAGCGCTGAGGAGCGGCACATGAGCAGCTATGACGACCAAGGCGTGACCGAAATCCTGCCGCCCTTGCGGGTCGACGATGCCGATCGGCATGCCTGGGACGATACCTGCGACCTGCTGGTGGCAGGTTGGGGAGCCGCCGGTGCCTGCACCGCGCTGGAAGCTCATGCACAGGGTCTCCAGGTTTTGATAGCCGACCGCTTCCAGGGCGGCGGCGCCAGCGCCAAGAGCGGTGGAATCGTCTATGCCGGCGGCGGCACGCGGCAACAGAGCGACGCGGGCTTCGCCGATACGCCTGAAGCCATGTTCGAATACCTGCGCCATGAAACGCAGGGCGTCGTCGGCGATGACACCTTGCGGCGTTTCTGTGAGCAAAGCGTGGAGAACCTGCAGTGGCTGGAAAGTCACGGCGCCGAATATGGCTCGAGCATGCCGCCCGGTGGCGGCAAGACCTCCTATCCGCCGGATGGCTACTACCTCTATTACTCGGGCAACGAAAAGGTGCCGGCCTATGCCGGTGCGGACTCGCCGGCGCCTCGCGGTCATCGCACCGTGGGCAAGGGCCAGAGCGGCCAGGTGCTGTTCAATCAGCTGCGCGACGCCTGCCGCCGGGCCGGCATTCGCACCCGGTTGCAGTCCAGCATCCGCCGCCTGGTACTCGATGGCGAGGGCGCGGTGGTTGGCGCTGAACTCTGGTGCCTGCCGTCAGGCAGCCGTCAGGCGCGCACTCATGCTCGACTGGCCGCCGCTGCCGAGCGCTGGCAGAACCTCGCCCCCAGTTACAGCGACCGACTGCGCGCACGCCTTGTGTGCATCGAGCGTGACTACGCGCAACCGATCACGATTCGCGCCCGTTGCGGCGTTGTGCTGAGCACCGGCGGCTTCATTTTCAACCAACAGATGATGCGCGAGCATGGTGCCCGCTACCTGCACACCTTCAAGGTAGGCGCCACCGGTTGTGACGGCTCGGCTATACGCCTGGGCTCCAGTGTCGGCGCCGCCAGCGCCCAGCTTGAACGGATTTCTGCCTGGCGCTTCCTCAGCCCGCCGTTGTGTTGGCCCAAAGGCATGGTAGTGAACGGCCGGGGACGACGCGTCTGCAACGAGGAGGTCTACGGGGCCACGCTGGGCGTGCGCCTGTGCGAGGAACACGACGGCAAGGGCTGGCTGATCCTCGACCGGAACCTGCGCCGACAAGCACTGAAGGAAACGCTGCGCGGCGGCTACTGGTGGTTTCAGACGATGCCGGCATTGCTGCTGATGCTGTTCGCCCGCAAGGGCAAGACCATCGAGGCACTGGCCGGGGCGATCGGCGCCGATCCCGTCACGCTGGCCGATACCCTGGCACGCTACAACGCCGCTGCGCGTGGCGTGGGCGAGGATGAAACGGGCAAGTCAGCAGACAGTCGCCAGGCCCTGGAGCAAGGTCCCTTTTACGCCTGCGACATTTCCGTCGGCAGCGCTGCCTATCCCATGGGGGGGCTGACCCTGGGCGGGCTGCAGGTGGATGAGAGCAGCGGGGTCGTGCTCGACCAGTCCGGCATACCGATTCCCGGTCTTTACGCCGCCGGCCGCGCGGCGGTTGGCATCCCATCGCATATGTACATCAGCGGTTTGTCGCTGGCCGATTGTGTGTTTTCCGGTCGGCGCGCAGGACGCGCCGCCGCGGCCACCATCGCCAGGCCCGTGCCGGAAAAAGTCGTCGTATGAGTCTTCCTAGCATGTCCGCTGTCATCGCCGCCGCAGTGCTGCATCGCTGCGTTCGCTCGGACGAGTGCCGGCGCCTTCACATGAGTATTGAGTCATGAGCAACTACATAGCACTGCGGGTTGCGCAGGTCGTCGAGGAAACCGCCGATGCCCGCTCGCTGGTCTTCGAGGTCCCGCCGAGTCTGGCCCAGGCGTTTCGCTATCGGCCGGGCCAGTTCCTCACGCTGCGCGTGCCCCACGGCGACGGCTGGTTGCCGCGCTGCTATTCGCTGTCGAGCACGCCGCTGCTGGAAGAGCCGCTGCGGGTCACCATCAAGCGCGTTGCCGACGGCCGTGCATCGAATTGGCTCTGTGACCAGCTGCGCGCCGGGGACAATCTGCAAGTCCTCCCGCCAGCGGGTGTGTTCGTGCCCAAGCGACTGGACGGGGATCTGCTGCTGTTCGGCGGCGGCAGCGGAATCACGCCGGTGCTGTCGATCCTGCGCTCGGCGCTGCTCGCCGGTACAGGTCGGATCTTGCTGATCTACGCCAACCGCGACGAAGCCTCGGTAATTTTCCGCGACGAACTGCGCAAGCTGGCCAGCGCGCATCCCGCTCGCCTGCAGGTTGTGCACTGGCTGGACTCGATCCAGGGCATCCCTAGCGCCGAGCAGCTCGCCGAGCTGGCACGTCCCTTCGTTCGTGCCGAGGCCTTTATCTGCGGGCCTGGGCCGTTCATGGACACCGCGGTCAGTGCGCTGAAGGCCCTCGGGATGCCGGGGCCGAGCATCCATGTGGAGCGTTTCGTCTCGCTGCCAGGCGAAGGTGAAATCCAGCCGCTGGCCGCCAGCGCAGCGGCCTCTGCCGCGGCCGTCACGGTGGAGTTGGATGGCGAGCACCACCAGCTTGAATGCGAGGCCGGGGAAACACTGCTGGCGGCCATGGAGCGCGCGGGTCTCAAGCCACCCAGTGCCTGCCGGGTCGGCGGCTGCGCCTCGTGCATGTGCACCCTGGAAAAAGGCCAGGTCGAGCTGCTTGTCAACGATGCGCTGGACGCCTCGGAGCTGGACGAAGGCTGGATCCTCACCTGCCAGGCCGTACCCACCAGCGACCAACTGCACATTCGTTTCCCGTGATCACCAGGCGACTTCTAACATGACCGACACCCATTCGCCCCAGACACTGCTTGAGCCAACCGCTGCTGTTGCGCCCATGACCCTCCCAGCGCTGCTGGCTGAGGCGTCGCGGCGCTTTGCCGGAATCGCCGCAATCGAAGAGAACGGCGTGGTCACCCGCTACGCCGAGCTGCCCGAACAGGTCATGGCCGTGACCCGTGGCCTGCTCGCCCGTGGCATCGAAGAAGGCGACAGGGTCGCCATCTGGGCGCCGAACTGCCGGGCCTGGATCATTGCTGCCCTCGGCATTCATTGCGCAGGTGCGGTGATGGTGCCGATCAATACCCGCATGAAAGGCCCCGAGGCAGCCGACGTGTTGGCTCGCAGCGGGACTCGGCTGCTGTTCCTGTGTCGAGAGTTCCTGGGCGTCGATTACCCGGCGCTGCTCCAGCCTTTCCGGCCGGATAGCCTGGAAGGCGAGATCATCCTCGATGAGCCGGTCTCGATCGATGGAAGGCTGGGATGGCAAGCGTTTCTCGATGAGGGGGCTTCAGTGTCCCTGGAGCGGGTCAAGGCCAGAATGGCCGCGGTAACGCCCGAGCATGTCAGCGACCTGCTATTCACCTCCGGCACTACCGGCAAACCCAAGGGCGTGCTGAGCACCCAGGGTCAGCTGCTCCGCGCCTTTCACGAATATGGCAAGGTGATCGGACTCGGCCCAGGCGATCGGTACCTGATCGTTAATCCGTTCTTTCACGCGTTCGGTTACAAGGCCGGCTGGATCAGCTGCCTGCTGGCCGGTGCGACGATCCTGCCGCACGCGGTATTCGACGCCGACGTGGTCATCCGGCGCATCGCCGAGGACCGCATCAGCGTGCTGCCGGGCCCGCCGACGTTGTACCTGTCGATGCTGGCGCATCCGCAGCTGGCGCAAACCGATCTGTCCTCGCTGCGCGTGGCCGTCACTGGGGCGGCCACCATTCCCGCGGTGCTGATCGAGCGCATGCGTACCGACCTGGGCTTCGAGGTGGTGACCACGGCCTACGGCCTTACCGAATGCGGAGGGCTGGCGACCATCTGCGATCCCGGCGCGCCGGCCGAGGTGGTTGCCGCCACCAGCGGACGGCCCATCGCCGGGACCGAGGTGAGCATCCGCAATGCCGAGAACCAGCTTCTGCCTGCGGGGGAGACCGGTGAGATCTGCCTGCGCGGCTTCCACGTCATGCGTGGCTATTTCCAGGACCCGGACGCCACCGCCGAGGCGATCGATGCCGAGGGCTGGCTGCACACCGGTGATGTGGGACGGCTCGACGAGCAAGGCAATCTGCAGATCACCGACCGCCTCAAGGACATGTTCATCGTGGGTGGCTTCAACTGCTACCCGGCAGAGATCGAAGCCGTGTTGCTCCAGCATCCGGCCATCGCCCAGGTGGCGGTGATCGGCGTACCGGACGAGCGCATGGGCGAGGTCGGCTGTGCCTGCGTGGTACGCCACGCGAACCAGTCGCTGGAGGGACCCGAGCTGATTGCCTGGTGCCGCGAGCGAATGGCCAATTACAAGGTGCCGCGCATGGTGCATTTCTTCGAGGCGCTGCCCCTTAACCCGTCCAACAAGGTCGCCAAGAACGACCTGCGCACGCTGCTGGCGACCTGAGCCGCAGCGGGCACTCCCGTTTCCTGGCTGCCGGGTTACCGGCCGCAACCCCGAAGCGATAGCAGTACAACAACAAGAACGGAGATAGCTATGAGCGTGAAGAAAGCGAGTTTTGTCCCGCACCTGCTGGGTGTATCGGTCGCCATCGCCAGCGGCGCGGCGGTGGCCGGACCTTCCTTTGAAATCGGTGAAAGAACCACGGTCGATACCACCCTGACGGTGAACTACACCGCCTCGGTGCGAACCGGCAAACCCGCCAAACAGTATCTTGAAAGCATCAACAACGATGACAGTACGCGCAACTTCGATCGCGGCTCGCTGATCACCAACCGGGTCAGTCTTTTCGGCGAAGTGCTGGTGCGCCATGACAACCTGGGGGCAGTGCTGCGCGGCAGCCACTTCTATGATGAGGCCTATCACGGCCGCAACGACAACGATTCACCCGATACCGTGAACAAAGGCGGGCGCAACAACACCTTCACTCGCGACACTCGGCGCGACAGCGGCGGCCGCGCCCGCCTGCTCGATGCCTATGTGTACGGCAACTTCGACGTTCTGGATGGGCAGTACCTGTCGCTCAAGGCCGGCCGGCATCTGGTGGCCTGGGGCGAGAGCATGTTCTGGCCCAATATCAGCCAGGGGCAGGCGCCGGTCGATGCGACCAAGTTCAACGTGCCGGGCACCGAGGCGAAAGACGCCTATCTGCCGGTGGGGCAGTTCTCGGCGTCCTGGTCGCTGAACGAGGATCTGGCGCTGCTGGGCTTCTACCAGTACGAGTGGGAAGAAACGCAGCTCAATCCCGTGGGTGACTACTTCAACGGCAGCGATATCTTCGGCCCCGGCGCCGAGTACTTTCGTTTCGCCGCCGGCGATCCGCAGTTTGCCGCACTGGCCTACGCAGGCGAGGAAAAACCGCGCGACAGCGGCCAGTGGGGCCTGGGCCTGCGCTACCGGCTGACCGACAGCACTGAGGTCGGCCTGTTCCACTATCGCTACCACGAGCGCGTCGGTGCGCTGTTCTTCAACTTCGGTGGCGATACCCGCTATTCGTCACTGTCCGGCAACGTGGCGCCCGGCACCTTCAAGCTGGGTTACTTCGAGGACGTGAAACTGACCGGGGTGAGTTTCAGCTCGAAGATCGGGGACGCAGTGCAGTTCGCCGGCGACCTCAGCTATCGCGACGGCTCGGCGGTCTACTTGGACAACGGCACGCCGGCACGCGGCGAAGTCTGGCAGGCGAACCTCAACGCGCAGTACCTCATCGGCCCGAGCTGGCTGTCGCACCAGACCTCGGTGTTCGGCGAAGTGATGCACCAGTACATCGAGTCGGTGGACCCGGTCGGCATCACCGTCGACGGGGTGAATATCGGCAGCTTCGACAGCTTCATCTATGACGGCCAGACCCGTGGATCGACGCTGCTCGGCCTGGGCGCGCAGATGGAGTACCCGAGCCTGTTCAGCGGCTGGGACCTGGTGACCAAGGTCAACTGGCAGCAGAACCTCGACGGCAGCGCATTACAGGGCATTGGCCGTGCGGAAAAGCGCCTGACCCTGGGGGCGGACCTCAAGTACCTGGGCAACTTCCAGGTGGGGGTGACCTATGTCGATTACCTCAGCTCGCCGAGTATTTCCCAGGGGCGGATGATGGC is from Pseudomonas saudiphocaensis and encodes:
- a CDS encoding FAD-binding protein, translating into MTGQASTETRYDVIIVGSGAGAMTAAVFAADAGLSVLMIEKTAQYGGTSAISGGGIWIPNNHHFQAKGGGDSFDKAWTYLKAAVGDRVDEARLRAYLEQAPRMVRELEQCSRVRFAVAEKYPDYYPHLPGALPGGRSLDPEIFDASVLEEEFDNLRPASPTTLLMGKIAWTARQAHKAMSRSFGWRFVLLGLMLRYRLDFKWRRKTDLDRRTALGASLVASLRRSLMDRQVPLWLRTDFRELLVTEGRVSGVRVERDGELIELHASRGVILGSGGFEHNQALRERYLPKPTNAAWSATPPGANTGAALEAALAEGAATDLMEHGWWAPTIAVPGEEKPRPIFAERAFPGSIVVNGRGQRFVNEAAPYLEFVAAMYRDNQATDGQSLPAWVIFDARFRFRYAMGPLMPSQIMPDDRLPADWLGNLYFKADTLDALAQQIGVDSAGLQASVARLNGFARTGQDLEFGRGGNVFDRYYGSVDVKPNPCLAPLDQAPFYAMRMDAGDIGTKGGLLTNEHAQVLLANGEVIEGLYAIGNTSASVFGTTYPGAGGTLGPAMTFGYIAARHLSGQR
- a CDS encoding ferredoxin--NADP reductase, whose product is MSNYIALRVAQVVEETADARSLVFEVPPSLAQAFRYRPGQFLTLRVPHGDGWLPRCYSLSSTPLLEEPLRVTIKRVADGRASNWLCDQLRAGDNLQVLPPAGVFVPKRLDGDLLLFGGGSGITPVLSILRSALLAGTGRILLIYANRDEASVIFRDELRKLASAHPARLQVVHWLDSIQGIPSAEQLAELARPFVRAEAFICGPGPFMDTAVSALKALGMPGPSIHVERFVSLPGEGEIQPLAASAAASAAAVTVELDGEHHQLECEAGETLLAAMERAGLKPPSACRVGGCASCMCTLEKGQVELLVNDALDASELDEGWILTCQAVPTSDQLHIRFP
- a CDS encoding FadD3 family acyl-CoA ligase; its protein translation is MTDTHSPQTLLEPTAAVAPMTLPALLAEASRRFAGIAAIEENGVVTRYAELPEQVMAVTRGLLARGIEEGDRVAIWAPNCRAWIIAALGIHCAGAVMVPINTRMKGPEAADVLARSGTRLLFLCREFLGVDYPALLQPFRPDSLEGEIILDEPVSIDGRLGWQAFLDEGASVSLERVKARMAAVTPEHVSDLLFTSGTTGKPKGVLSTQGQLLRAFHEYGKVIGLGPGDRYLIVNPFFHAFGYKAGWISCLLAGATILPHAVFDADVVIRRIAEDRISVLPGPPTLYLSMLAHPQLAQTDLSSLRVAVTGAATIPAVLIERMRTDLGFEVVTTAYGLTECGGLATICDPGAPAEVVAATSGRPIAGTEVSIRNAENQLLPAGETGEICLRGFHVMRGYFQDPDATAEAIDAEGWLHTGDVGRLDEQGNLQITDRLKDMFIVGGFNCYPAEIEAVLLQHPAIAQVAVIGVPDERMGEVGCACVVRHANQSLEGPELIAWCRERMANYKVPRMVHFFEALPLNPSNKVAKNDLRTLLAT
- a CDS encoding DUF1302 domain-containing protein; the encoded protein is MSVKKASFVPHLLGVSVAIASGAAVAGPSFEIGERTTVDTTLTVNYTASVRTGKPAKQYLESINNDDSTRNFDRGSLITNRVSLFGEVLVRHDNLGAVLRGSHFYDEAYHGRNDNDSPDTVNKGGRNNTFTRDTRRDSGGRARLLDAYVYGNFDVLDGQYLSLKAGRHLVAWGESMFWPNISQGQAPVDATKFNVPGTEAKDAYLPVGQFSASWSLNEDLALLGFYQYEWEETQLNPVGDYFNGSDIFGPGAEYFRFAAGDPQFAALAYAGEEKPRDSGQWGLGLRYRLTDSTEVGLFHYRYHERVGALFFNFGGDTRYSSLSGNVAPGTFKLGYFEDVKLTGVSFSSKIGDAVQFAGDLSYRDGSAVYLDNGTPARGEVWQANLNAQYLIGPSWLSHQTSVFGEVMHQYIESVDPVGITVDGVNIGSFDSFIYDGQTRGSTLLGLGAQMEYPSLFSGWDLVTKVNWQQNLDGSALQGIGRAEKRLTLGADLKYLGNFQVGVTYVDYLSSPSISQGRMMADRDYLSFNAKYSF
- a CDS encoding FAD-binding protein codes for the protein MSSYDDQGVTEILPPLRVDDADRHAWDDTCDLLVAGWGAAGACTALEAHAQGLQVLIADRFQGGGASAKSGGIVYAGGGTRQQSDAGFADTPEAMFEYLRHETQGVVGDDTLRRFCEQSVENLQWLESHGAEYGSSMPPGGGKTSYPPDGYYLYYSGNEKVPAYAGADSPAPRGHRTVGKGQSGQVLFNQLRDACRRAGIRTRLQSSIRRLVLDGEGAVVGAELWCLPSGSRQARTHARLAAAAERWQNLAPSYSDRLRARLVCIERDYAQPITIRARCGVVLSTGGFIFNQQMMREHGARYLHTFKVGATGCDGSAIRLGSSVGAASAQLERISAWRFLSPPLCWPKGMVVNGRGRRVCNEEVYGATLGVRLCEEHDGKGWLILDRNLRRQALKETLRGGYWWFQTMPALLLMLFARKGKTIEALAGAIGADPVTLADTLARYNAAARGVGEDETGKSADSRQALEQGPFYACDISVGSAAYPMGGLTLGGLQVDESSGVVLDQSGIPIPGLYAAGRAAVGIPSHMYISGLSLADCVFSGRRAGRAAAATIARPVPEKVVV
- a CDS encoding acyl-CoA dehydrogenase family protein is translated as MTATREKTPQEIELIERARRLVPQLKARAAQAEREFKVPVETIADMQEMGLFRALQPKAYGGYEIDLRAFFEIQMTLAEGCMSTAWVYGVLGVHPWQLARYPLEAQKDVWGEDSSTLMSSTYMPVAKVTPVEGGYRISGRWGFSSGSEHCSWCLLGGIIPPEGDQPAEHGTFLLPRSDYRIEHNWDVLGLRGTGSHDIVVEDAFVPAYRVQRTNNWTVEATPGRLVNTNPIYAIPFAQIFARAVSTSAMGALQGAIDEFRSNAAQHIGKHGAKTAEDPGAQNAVADATITLDMLKLVLERNYGQLMELAQANKYPDVETRLLYRFQSSYVTNICAEKVNELLRCMAASGLYSSNPVARIFRDLHQARGHIANNYMAYGRSYGAVLLGLPNPDPFV